A genomic region of Thunnus albacares chromosome 2, fThuAlb1.1, whole genome shotgun sequence contains the following coding sequences:
- the LOC122998622 gene encoding creatine kinase U-type, mitochondrial-like, which translates to MASSFTRMVSGRNTAVILASIGAGTLASGYLLSDSTAAADRKRLYPPSADFPDLRKHNNCMAAALTPTIYARLRDKTTPNNWTLDQCIQTGVDNPGHPFIKTVGMVAGDEESYEVFAEIFDPVIKDRHNGYDPRTMKHPTDLDSSKITSGMFDERYVLSSRVRTGRSIRGLSLPPACTRSERREVERVCVTALSGLKGDLTGRYYSLGEMSDREQQQLIDEHFLFDKPVSPLLTAAGMARDWPDARGIWHNNEKNFLIWVNEEDHTRIISMEKGGNMKRVFERFCRGLKQVEQLIQERGWEFMWNERLGYILTCPSNLGTGLRAGVHIRLPFLSRDPRFKKILDNLRLQKRGTGGVDTAASGDTFDISNLDRLGKSEVELVQLLIDGVNFLIECEKRLEKGQDIKIPSPIAQFRK; encoded by the exons ATGGCAAGCTCTTTCACCCGCATGGTATCTGGCCGTAACACGGCAGTGATTCTGGCCAGCATAGGAGCCGGCACACTGGCATCAGGATACCTCCTGAGTGacagcactgctgctgctgacaggaagaGGCTCTATCCacccag TGCTGATTTCCCCGACCTGAGGAAGCACAATAACTGCATGGCAGCAGCCCTGACCCCAACCATTTATGCACGCCTGAGGGACAAGACAACCCCCAACAACTGGACCCTGGACCAGTGCATCCAGACCGGAGTGGACAATCCTGGACACCCCTTCATCAAGACTGTGGGAATGGTAGCTGGAGATGAGGAGAGCTATGAG GTGTTTGCTGAGATCTTTGACCCTGTTATCAAGGATAGACACAATGGCTATGACCCCCGTACAATGAAGCACCCCACTGACCTGGATTCTTCCAAG ATCACCTCTGGGATGTTTGATGAACGCTACGTCTTGTCATCTCGTGTCCGCACTGGCCGTAGCATCCGTGGGTTGAGTCTTCCACCTGCGTGTACTCGCTCTGAGCGCCGTGAAgtggagcgtgtgtgtgtgacagctctGTCTGGCCTGAAGGGAGACCTGACTGGTCGCTACTACAGCCTGGGAGAAATGTCTGACAGAGAGCAGCAACAGCTTATTGAT GAGCACTTCCTGTTTGATAAACCTGTGTCACCTCTGCTCACGGCAGCTGGGATGGCCAGAGACTGGCCTGATGCTCGTGGGATCTG GCACAACAACGAGAAGAACTTCTTAATTTGGGTCAATGAGGAGGACCACACTAGGATCATATCCATGGAGAAAGGAGGAAATATGAAGAGAGTGTTTGAGAGGTTCTGCAGAGGTCTTAAACAG GTGGAGCAACTAATTCAGGAGAGAGGCTGGGAGTTTATGTGGAACGAGCGTCTGGGCTACATTCTCACCTGCCCCTCTAACCTTGGTACTGGACTCAGAGCTGGCGTGCATATTCGTCTGCCCTTCCTTAGCAGG GACCCTCGCTTCAAAAAGATCCTAGATAACCTGAGGCTACAGAAGAGAGGCACAGGAGGCGTCGACACAGCTGCCAGTGGAGACACCTTTGACATCTCTAACCTTGACCGTCTGGGCAAGTCAGAG GTCGAGCTGGTGCAGCTCTTGATTGATGGTGTAAACTTTCTAATTGAATGTGAGAAGAGGCTGGAGAAGGGTCAGGACATCAAGATTCCTTCCCCCATTGCTCAGTTCAGGAAGTGA